In a genomic window of Ipomoea triloba cultivar NCNSP0323 chromosome 3, ASM357664v1:
- the LOC116013425 gene encoding CSC1-like protein At4g35870, producing the protein MLRYMAIPKLISSPSVYAPQSSPGMDSTLSPPPSGGDGDFDFGTAWYGNIQYLLNISAIGALTCLLIFVLIKLRSDHRRMPGPTAIVSKLLAAWHATGGEIARHCGADAAQFLIIEGGSSGILLFLAILAVAVMLPLNMYAGKAPIADQFSKTTINHIEKGSPLLWIHFIFVVVVVLFVHHGINQLQLRLKVTRFRDVYGNPSQPSANSSAIFTIMVQGIPKTLGFDKTPLVDYFQHKYPGKVYRVIVPMDLCALDDLVTELVKVREDISKLVAQIESRGMFGEAEDDDIGGGESGLLERLCDIWRRCKELWYQVANQLGFSYEERLRKLQELRADLEMEMASYKDGRARGAGVAFVVFKDVYTANKAVQDLRNEKRRRYGRFFSVTELQLQRNQWKVERAPLATDIYWNHLGSTKFSLKLRRVFVNTCLLLMLLFCSSPLAIISAIESAWRIINAEAMDNAQMWLAWVQSSSWFAAIVFQFLPNVLIFVSMYIIIPSVLSYLSKFERHLTVSGEQRAALLKMVCFFLVNLILLRALVESSLESALLKMGQCYLDGQDCKRIEEYMSSSFLTKTCLSSLAFLITSTFLGISFDLLAPIPWIKKRLQKFRKNDMVQLVPERSEDYPLENQDVDTLSRPLISERTSYVVSGEVGNGILRDSSQHDIDFPAQNLSEYPPVSRTSPVPKQTFDFAQYYAFNLTIFALTLLYSAFAPLVVPVGGIYFGYRYVVDKYNFLFVYRVRGFPAGNDGSLMDRVLCIMRFCVVLFLLSMLLFFSVRGDSTKLQAIFTLLLLVAYKLLPSDNDGFEPALLQGIQTVDNIVDGPIDYEVFSQPAFEWDSYAQ; encoded by the coding sequence ATGTTGAGATACATGGCAATCCCTAAATTGATTTCCTCACCTTCCGTATACGCGCCTCAGTCGTCGCCGGGGATGGATTCCACGCTCTCTCCGCCGCCCTCCGGCGGAGATGGAGACTTCGATTTCGGTACAGCATGGTACGGCAACATACAGTACCTGCTTAACATCTCCGCCATCGGAGCCCTCACATGTCTCCTCATCTTTGTGTTAATTAAGCTTCGCAGCGACCACAGGCGCATGCCGGGGCCCACCGCTATCGTCTCCAAGCTCCTCGCTGCCTGGCACGCCACCGGCGGTGAGATCGCCCGCCACTGTGGTGCCGACGCCGCCCAGTTCCTCATCATTGAAGGTGGAAGCTCCGGCATTCTTCTATTCCTCGCGATTCTGGCCGTCGCTGTGATGCTTCCGCTGAATATGTACGCTGGGAAGGCTCCAATTGCTGATCAGTTCTCCAAAACTACTATCAATCATATAGAAAAAGGTTCGCCTTTGCTCTGGATTCACTTTATTTTTGTTGTAGTTGTCGTTCTCTTCGTGCATCACGGTATAAATCAACTTCAACTGAGGTTGAAAGTAACTAGGTTTAGAGATGTGTATGGTAATCCGAGTCAACCAAGTGCAAATTCTAGTGCAATTTTTACTATAATGGTACAGGGCATACCTAAAACGTTAGGGTTTGATAAGACACCATTGGTGGATTATTTTCAGCACAAGTACCCTGGCAAAGTATATAGAGTAATTGTGCCTATGGATTTGTGTGCATTGGATGATTTAGTTACAGAATTGGTGAAAGTTCGGGAAGACATTTCTAAATTGGTAGCACAGATTGAGTCCCGGGGCATGTTTGGTGAGGCCGAGGATGATGATATTGGAGGGGGTGAAAGTGGTTTACTGGAGAGGTTGTGTGACATATGGAGGAGATGCAAAGAGTTATGGTATCAAGTTGCTAATCAGCTGGGTTTCTCATATGAGGAGAGATTGAGAAAGTTGCAAGAATTGAGGGCTGATCTGGAAATGGAAATGGCATCCTACAAAGATGGACGAGCCCGGGGAGCTGGGGTCGCGTTTGTGGtctttaaggatgtatatacagctAATAAGGCAGTTCAGGATCTTCGCAATGAGAAGAGAAGGCGATATGGAAGATTCTTTTCTGTCACAGAGTTGCAACTTCAGAGAAACCAGTGGAAAGTAGAGAGAGCCCCCCTGGCAACTGACATATATTGGAATCATCTGGGATCTACAAAGTTCTCACTGAAATTACGCAGGGTGTTTGTAAATACATGCCTGCTGTTGATGCTTTTGTTTTGCAGTTCCCCCCTTGCCATCATTAGTGCCATTGAGAGTGCATGGAGAATAATTAATGCAGAGGCAATGGATAATGCACAGATGTGGCTTGCTTGGGTGCAGAGCTCAAGCTGGTTTGCTGCCATAGTCTTTCAGTTTCTGCCTAATGTTCTTATTTTTGTTAGCATGTACATCATCATCCCATCAGTTCTAtcttatctttctaaatttGAACGACATCTTACTGTGTCTGGAGAGCAAAGAGCGGCATTATTGAAAATGGTTTGCTTCTTTCTTGTAAATCTTATTCTACTTAGAGCTCTCGTGGAGTCCTCACTTGAGAGTGCACTTTTAAAGATGGGCCAATGTTATTTGGACGGGCAAGATTGCAAAAGGATTGAGGAGTATATGAGTTCTTCTTTTTTGACCAAGACATGCCTCTCATCTCTTGCATTCTTAATCACGAGCACTTTTTTGGGTATATCTTTCGATTTGCTGGCGCCAATACCCTGGATCAAGAAGCGGCTTCAGAAGTTCAGGAAAAATGACATGGTTCAGCTAGTACCAGAACGCAGCGAGGATTATCCATTAGAAAATCAAGATGTAGATACTCTGAGCAGGCCCTTAATTTCTGAAAGGACATCATATGTGGTTTCTGGTGAGGTTGGGAATGGGATTCTCCGTGATTCCTCTCAACATGACATCGATTTCCCTGCACAAAATCTGTCTGAATATCCTCCAGTCAGCCGAACCTCCCCTGTCCCCAAACAGACATTTGATTTTGCACAATATTATGCTTTTAATCTGACGATATTTGCCCTGACCCTGCTCTATTCTGCATTTGCTCCACTTGTGGTTCCCGTGGGTGGAATTTACTTCGGATACAGATATGTTGTTGACAAGTACAACTTCCTCTTCGTCTACAGAGTCCGAGGATTCCCTGCCGGTAACGATGGGAGCTTGATGGATAGAGTGTTGTGTATCATGCGCTTCTGCGTCGTCTTATTCCTCCTATCAATGCTGCTGTTCTTCTCAGTTCGCGGAGACTCCACAAAGCTTCAAGCTATTTTCACACTATTGTTGCTTGTAGCTTACAAATTGTTGCCCAGTGATAACGACGGTTTTGAGCCAGCTTTATTGCAAGGCATACAGACTGTCGACAACATTGTTGATGGACCCATTGATTATGAGGTGTTCTCACAACCTGCATTTGAATGGGATTCTTATGCTCAATGA